A genomic stretch from Cloacibacterium caeni includes:
- a CDS encoding OmpA family protein: MKINFATLTLAILLPLSVTAQQNDNFYVGDQNKPFTQKDKKFNDWSISAGFGVPLIQSGDLTSIKNGAGKNLFGYSAYLSIDKAITHAFGLNLQYDLGETKQGLAKIDEGTVATNVGAKTKYQSISLIGDINFSNLLRRVDNHSPYRWALHGYAGIGALSYKAYRQDEGSSSAPLITDNGFSVGSLFGQAGAGLKFKVNRRIDIEGRVMYVVTGDDSFDGGGNYLGSEDLGYNGYDSPVNLREDQVSDNFFNATLGISLKLGKHQSHLMWHDPLQEIYYKLDVLDNKNVDVEVCKKGDTDNDGVCDDWDRQLDTPMGARVDGAGVALDADLDGVIDLNDKCVTVPGPVENNGCPKVVAVDKSKLATDIELALRDVLFNFSKATVRPESYSKLDLAAQIIKSSQGGTYLLIGHTDKKGTDAYNLALSRARAAEVVKELEKRGVDPSQIKSKGMGEAEAKVAETASDEERLQDRKVQVKYVLDSEWNSIPKNDIPTKLIIKK, translated from the coding sequence ATGAAAATAAATTTTGCAACTTTGACATTAGCAATTCTTCTGCCTTTGTCAGTTACAGCACAACAAAATGATAACTTTTATGTAGGAGACCAAAATAAACCTTTTACACAAAAAGATAAAAAATTTAACGATTGGTCAATCTCGGCTGGATTTGGTGTTCCTTTAATTCAGTCAGGAGATTTAACTTCTATCAAAAATGGAGCTGGGAAAAACCTATTTGGCTACTCTGCATATTTAAGTATAGATAAAGCTATTACCCATGCCTTTGGTTTAAACCTTCAATATGACTTAGGAGAAACTAAACAAGGTTTAGCTAAGATAGATGAAGGTACAGTGGCTACTAATGTAGGTGCTAAAACTAAATATCAATCGATATCTTTAATCGGAGATATTAACTTCTCTAATTTACTAAGAAGAGTAGATAATCATTCTCCATACAGATGGGCGTTACATGGTTATGCAGGTATTGGTGCTTTATCTTATAAAGCATACAGACAAGATGAAGGTTCTTCTTCTGCGCCATTAATTACTGATAATGGATTTTCAGTAGGTTCACTTTTCGGACAAGCCGGAGCTGGTCTTAAATTCAAAGTAAATAGAAGAATTGATATCGAAGGTAGAGTAATGTACGTAGTAACTGGAGATGATTCTTTTGATGGAGGTGGTAATTATCTAGGAAGCGAAGACCTAGGTTATAATGGTTATGATAGTCCTGTAAACTTAAGAGAAGATCAAGTTTCTGATAATTTCTTTAATGCAACTTTGGGTATTTCTTTAAAACTAGGAAAACATCAATCACATTTAATGTGGCATGATCCATTACAAGAAATTTATTACAAACTAGATGTTTTAGATAACAAAAATGTAGATGTAGAAGTTTGTAAAAAAGGTGATACTGATAATGATGGAGTTTGTGATGATTGGGATAGACAATTAGATACACCAATGGGAGCAAGAGTAGATGGAGCTGGTGTAGCATTAGATGCAGATTTAGACGGAGTAATAGACTTAAATGATAAATGCGTTACTGTTCCTGGTCCAGTAGAAAATAACGGTTGTCCTAAAGTAGTAGCAGTAGATAAAAGTAAATTAGCTACAGATATAGAACTTGCATTAAGAGATGTTCTGTTTAATTTCAGTAAAGCTACTGTAAGACCAGAATCTTATTCTAAATTAGATTTAGCTGCTCAGATAATTAAAAGTTCTCAAGGTGGTACTTACTTGTTAATAGGTCATACTGATAAAAAAGGAACCGATGCTTACAATTTGGCACTCTCTAGAGCTAGAGCTGCAGAAGTAGTTAAAGAATTAGAAAAAAGAGGGGTTGATCCATCTCAGATTAAATCAAAAGGTATGGGAGAGGCTGAAGCTAAAGTTGCCGAAACAGCATCTGATGAAGAAAGACTACAAGATAGAAAAGTTCAGGTAAAATACGTTTTAGATTCTGAATGGAATTCTATACCAAAAAATGACATTCCTACGAAATTAATCATTAAAAAATAA
- a CDS encoding OmpA family protein, with protein MKLGLLTLLLSFPSLFLAQDNKENSVYPNTFTSGSAKVSKFDNKAKRYNDWAITLGGGTSIMHHGDLTSLNQDGKNFGWNAYVGLAKQISDKFGLELQYQTGKTKQTGRIITRPSYGLGVATTRYNQVSLLGDVNFSNFFRRTDNKSPFRWSLHGYAGIGLQGYEFERDDDKPLSTLPNGNTIDENYQKFKQPFRIDSFFYQGGAGVKYNLSRRIDIDTRVMYIISGDDEFDGGGETPDGVYNQIKKNFSDNMIVANVGVTIKLGKHNTHLSWYDANNEALRKVIALDGRSVEPIICERGDADKDGVCDDWDRELDTPLGARVDGAGKALDMDLDGVIDLNDACVTVPGLAKNKGCPYLVDETLEIIEEINRFEGIEFELNKDIIRVQSYAKLDNAAEIIKKLNSTVKFYVIGGTDTRASDSYNFDLSQRRANAVKNYLVGKGVNPDILITEGRGEKDLKYPECNPATKCPEWKNEANRRVYFKAAQ; from the coding sequence ATGAAATTAGGTTTATTAACACTATTGTTATCTTTTCCTAGCTTATTCTTAGCTCAAGATAACAAGGAAAATAGTGTGTATCCCAACACGTTCACCTCTGGCTCTGCTAAAGTGTCAAAATTTGACAACAAAGCTAAAAGGTATAATGATTGGGCTATCACTTTAGGAGGTGGTACATCTATTATGCACCACGGAGATTTAACTTCTCTTAACCAAGATGGTAAAAATTTCGGATGGAATGCTTATGTAGGACTTGCAAAACAAATTAGTGATAAATTTGGGCTAGAACTGCAATACCAAACTGGCAAAACTAAGCAAACTGGCAGAATCATTACCAGACCTTCTTATGGTTTAGGTGTGGCTACTACGAGATACAATCAAGTAAGTTTATTAGGAGACGTAAATTTTTCTAATTTTTTTAGAAGAACAGACAATAAATCACCTTTTAGATGGTCTTTACATGGTTATGCAGGAATTGGATTACAAGGTTATGAGTTCGAAAGAGATGATGATAAGCCTTTGTCTACATTGCCAAACGGAAATACGATAGATGAAAATTATCAAAAATTTAAACAACCTTTTAGAATAGATTCATTCTTTTATCAAGGAGGAGCAGGTGTAAAATATAATCTTTCAAGAAGAATTGATATTGACACCAGAGTGATGTATATTATTTCTGGTGATGATGAATTTGATGGTGGAGGAGAAACGCCAGATGGAGTTTACAATCAAATAAAGAAAAATTTTTCTGATAATATGATTGTAGCCAATGTAGGAGTGACGATAAAATTAGGAAAACATAATACCCATTTATCTTGGTATGACGCCAATAATGAAGCGCTTAGAAAAGTTATAGCTTTAGATGGAAGATCAGTAGAGCCTATCATTTGTGAAAGAGGAGATGCTGATAAAGATGGTGTTTGTGATGATTGGGATCGTGAGCTAGACACACCTTTAGGAGCTAGAGTAGATGGTGCTGGTAAAGCGCTAGATATGGACTTAGATGGTGTAATAGATTTAAATGACGCATGTGTAACCGTTCCTGGATTGGCTAAGAATAAAGGATGTCCTTACTTAGTAGACGAAACTCTAGAAATTATTGAAGAAATTAATAGATTTGAAGGAATTGAATTCGAATTGAATAAAGATATAATCAGAGTTCAGTCTTATGCTAAGTTAGACAATGCTGCAGAAATTATTAAAAAGCTAAATTCTACAGTTAAGTTCTATGTAATCGGTGGTACTGATACTAGAGCGTCTGATAGCTATAACTTTGATTTATCTCAAAGAAGAGCAAATGCAGTGAAGAATTATTTAGTTGGTAAAGGGGTGAATCCAGATATTCTTATTACAGAAGGTAGAGGTGAAAAAGACCTTAAATATCCAGAATGTAACCCTGCTACTAAGTGTCCAGAATGGAAAAATGAAGCCAACAGAAGAGTTTATTTCAAAGCGGCTCAATAA
- the folK gene encoding 2-amino-4-hydroxy-6-hydroxymethyldihydropteridine diphosphokinase — translation MVLLLGSNLGDTEANLNLAIAKIENCLGKIIKTSEMIETKAVEFESTNIFRNIALGLTTTLSPYSFLAMVKTMEKEMGREHDSSAVGGYIDRIIDIDIVTFNNINFESKKLKIPHHKHLCEREFSKALLDSLNIK, via the coding sequence GTGGTTTTGTTACTCGGTAGCAATTTAGGGGATACAGAGGCTAATTTAAACCTAGCGATTGCAAAAATAGAAAATTGCTTGGGAAAAATTATAAAAACATCAGAAATGATAGAAACTAAAGCAGTAGAGTTTGAAAGTACAAATATTTTTCGTAATATTGCATTAGGCTTAACTACCACACTCTCGCCTTATAGTTTCCTTGCTATGGTGAAAACTATGGAAAAAGAGATGGGAAGAGAGCATGATTCATCTGCAGTAGGAGGTTATATTGATAGGATAATAGATATTGATATTGTAACATTTAACAATATTAATTTTGAATCTAAGAAACTGAAAATCCCTCATCATAAGCATTTATGTGAAAGGGAATTTTCTAAGGCTCTACTAGATAGTTTGAATATAAAATAA
- the sppA gene encoding signal peptide peptidase SppA: MKDFIKNVFANIVAILLIGIVLFGFIVLFFVASAMSSDQKPYVDSNSVLTLNFNGNVIDSYTEKEESIFDFGKSKDVLLLDVINAINNAKNDEKIKGISIEADNLPAGITQVDDIRAAIEDFKKSGKFVYAYGNNMSQKSYYLASVADKIYLNPVGMIELKGMSTEVTFLKDFAAKYGIGVDVIRHGKFKAAVEPFIRNDISPENKEQLSTLLNDIWGNISTKIKVSRKLDDATFKTAVDSLYGFMPELVVKNKLADQLLQKSEYENLIKKQLKLKSDEKINRISVNKYIKSLDEEESSDNKIAVLYAAGEIFNGDEYQNIHSEKYVKYIKDLAEDDDIKAVVLRVNSPGGSGNASDEILFELQQLKLKKPLVVSFGDYAASGGYYISMAADKIYSSPNTLTGSIGVFGMIMNFKDLANRNGIRSDIVSTNANSQVYSPLSGAAPGTIPILTRSVESTYKRFVYFVTQNRKKSFEQIDAIGGGRVWSGTRAKQLGLVDELGSLQQAINYAATKAKLKDYSLDSYPRKSSPLEEFFKQTEEDEIAARVISKKVGKENYELFQKITNPKLNNGVQMALPYQITIK; the protein is encoded by the coding sequence ATGAAAGATTTTATAAAAAATGTATTTGCAAATATAGTAGCCATTCTTTTAATCGGAATAGTTTTATTTGGGTTTATAGTATTGTTTTTTGTTGCAAGTGCGATGAGCAGTGACCAAAAACCTTACGTAGATAGTAATTCTGTTCTTACCCTCAATTTTAACGGAAACGTTATCGATTCTTACACCGAAAAAGAAGAAAGCATTTTCGATTTTGGAAAAAGCAAAGATGTACTGCTATTAGATGTGATCAACGCCATTAACAATGCTAAAAATGATGAAAAAATAAAAGGCATAAGTATAGAAGCTGACAATTTACCAGCAGGAATTACTCAAGTTGATGACATTAGAGCGGCCATCGAAGATTTTAAGAAATCAGGAAAATTCGTGTATGCTTACGGAAATAACATGTCACAAAAATCCTATTATTTAGCTTCAGTAGCAGATAAAATTTACCTCAATCCTGTGGGAATGATAGAACTCAAAGGAATGTCTACAGAAGTAACTTTCTTAAAAGATTTTGCTGCAAAATACGGAATTGGAGTAGATGTCATTAGACACGGAAAATTCAAAGCTGCAGTAGAACCATTTATCAGAAATGACATTTCTCCTGAAAATAAAGAACAACTTTCTACACTTCTTAATGACATTTGGGGAAATATATCTACTAAAATTAAGGTTTCTAGAAAATTAGATGATGCTACTTTCAAAACCGCAGTAGACAGTTTGTATGGTTTTATGCCAGAATTAGTCGTGAAAAATAAATTAGCAGACCAACTTTTACAGAAATCTGAATACGAAAACCTAATTAAAAAACAACTCAAGTTAAAGTCTGACGAAAAAATCAACAGAATTTCTGTAAATAAATACATAAAATCACTAGACGAAGAAGAAAGTAGTGACAACAAAATTGCAGTTCTTTATGCCGCTGGAGAAATTTTCAATGGTGACGAATATCAAAATATTCACTCTGAAAAATATGTAAAATACATCAAAGATTTAGCAGAAGATGATGATATAAAAGCAGTGGTTTTACGTGTAAATTCACCTGGTGGAAGCGGAAATGCTTCAGACGAAATCCTATTTGAATTACAACAACTTAAACTCAAAAAACCGCTAGTAGTTTCTTTCGGTGATTATGCAGCTTCTGGCGGTTATTATATCTCTATGGCTGCTGATAAAATCTATTCTTCACCTAATACTTTAACGGGTTCTATCGGCGTTTTTGGCATGATTATGAATTTTAAAGATTTAGCCAATAGAAACGGAATTCGCTCTGACATTGTTTCTACGAATGCGAATTCGCAAGTTTACTCGCCACTTTCTGGAGCAGCTCCTGGAACTATTCCTATTTTAACCAGAAGCGTGGAAAGCACTTATAAAAGATTTGTATATTTTGTAACTCAAAACAGAAAAAAATCTTTTGAACAGATTGACGCAATTGGCGGTGGTAGAGTTTGGAGCGGAACCAGAGCAAAACAATTAGGTTTAGTAGATGAATTAGGCTCGCTTCAACAAGCAATTAATTATGCTGCTACCAAAGCAAAATTGAAAGACTATTCACTAGACAGTTATCCTAGAAAATCTAGTCCGCTAGAAGAATTCTTCAAACAAACTGAGGAAGATGAAATCGCAGCAAGAGTGATTTCTAAAAAAGTAGGAAAAGAAAACTATGAGCTCTTCCAAAAAATCACCAATCCGAAACTGAATAATGGAGTACAAATGGCACTACCTTATCAAATTACGATTAAATAG
- the ftsY gene encoding signal recognition particle-docking protein FtsY — protein sequence MSWFKKIFKKEEKESLDKGLEKSSQGFFDKISRAVIGKSKVDDEVLDELEEVLIASDVGVNTTVKIIERIEARVERDKYVNTSELDKILREEISALLLENPHSQTKNIDETKKPYVIMVVGVNGVGKTTTIGKLANQFKSQGLKVVLGAGDTFRAAAVDQLVIWSERVGVPIVKQNMGSDPASVAFDTVQSAVAQNADVVIIDTAGRLHNKINLMNELSKIKRVMQKVLPEAPHEVLLVLDGSTGQNAFEQAKQFTAATEVTALAVTKLDGTAKGGVVIGISDQFQIPVKYIGVGEKMEDLQLFNGEEFVDSFFKKR from the coding sequence ATGAGTTGGTTTAAAAAAATATTTAAAAAAGAGGAAAAAGAATCTCTAGACAAAGGTTTAGAAAAATCGAGTCAAGGTTTTTTTGATAAAATTTCTAGAGCTGTAATCGGAAAGTCTAAAGTAGATGATGAGGTTCTAGATGAGCTAGAAGAAGTCCTTATTGCTTCTGATGTAGGTGTAAATACCACTGTAAAAATCATCGAAAGGATAGAAGCGCGAGTAGAAAGAGATAAATATGTAAACACGTCTGAATTGGATAAAATTCTTCGTGAAGAAATTTCGGCTTTGCTTTTAGAAAATCCGCATTCTCAAACCAAAAATATTGACGAAACCAAAAAGCCATATGTAATTATGGTAGTTGGAGTAAATGGTGTAGGAAAAACAACTACGATTGGCAAATTGGCAAATCAGTTTAAGTCACAAGGTTTGAAAGTGGTTTTAGGAGCTGGAGATACCTTTAGAGCGGCAGCAGTAGATCAATTGGTGATTTGGAGTGAAAGAGTAGGAGTTCCTATTGTAAAGCAAAATATGGGTTCTGATCCTGCTTCTGTAGCTTTTGACACGGTTCAAAGTGCTGTAGCACAAAACGCAGATGTAGTCATTATAGATACTGCGGGAAGATTGCATAATAAAATCAACTTGATGAATGAGCTTTCTAAAATTAAACGTGTTATGCAGAAGGTTTTGCCAGAAGCGCCACACGAAGTTTTATTGGTTTTAGATGGTTCTACTGGTCAAAACGCTTTTGAACAGGCAAAACAATTTACGGCAGCTACAGAAGTTACCGCTCTTGCAGTGACAAAGCTAGATGGAACTGCGAAAGGAGGTGTAGTTATTGGGATTTCAGACCAGTTTCAGATTCCTGTAAAATACATTGGAGTAGGAGAAAAAATGGAAGATTTGCAATTATTTAATGGTGAAGAATTTGTAGATTCTTTTTTTAAAAAGAGATAA
- a CDS encoding DUF4295 domain-containing protein encodes MAKKVVATLQSGQSKKMTKVVKMVKSPKTGAYVFEEKVMNADDVEAYLKK; translated from the coding sequence ATGGCAAAGAAAGTTGTTGCAACGCTTCAATCAGGTCAGTCTAAAAAAATGACCAAAGTTGTGAAAATGGTAAAATCTCCTAAGACTGGAGCTTACGTTTTCGAAGAAAAAGTAATGAATGCAGACGATGTAGAAGCTTATTTAAAAAAATAA
- the rpmG gene encoding 50S ribosomal protein L33, whose protein sequence is MAKKGNRVQVILECTEHKETGVAGMSRYITTKNKKNTTERLELKKYNPVLKKYTVHKEIK, encoded by the coding sequence ATGGCTAAGAAAGGAAATAGAGTTCAAGTAATTCTTGAGTGCACAGAGCACAAAGAAACAGGTGTGGCTGGAATGTCTAGATACATCACCACAAAAAATAAAAAGAACACTACGGAAAGATTAGAGCTTAAAAAGTACAATCCGGTTCTTAAGAAATATACAGTTCACAAAGAAATCAAGTAA
- the rpmB gene encoding 50S ribosomal protein L28 — translation MSRICQITGKRAMVGNNVSHANNKTKRRFEINLLEKTFYLPEQEKSVTLRVSAHGLRVINKIGIEEAIERATRNGFLK, via the coding sequence ATGTCAAGAATTTGCCAAATAACAGGTAAGCGTGCAATGGTAGGAAACAACGTTTCTCACGCAAATAACAAAACGAAAAGACGTTTTGAAATTAATTTATTAGAGAAGACATTTTATCTTCCAGAGCAAGAAAAAAGCGTAACATTAAGAGTTTCTGCTCATGGTTTGAGAGTTATCAATAAAATTGGTATCGAGGAGGCGATTGAAAGAGCAACAAGAAACGGATTTTTAAAATAA
- the lnt gene encoding apolipoprotein N-acyltransferase codes for MKYIFLSLISALLLSISWPTYGIPFFIFFAFVPLLLMEQEISKFSKIHKKGWAVFGLTYLAFFIWNVVTTGWLYHAKNPDGNNSLLAVAIPVIVNSLLMSLVFQLYYWYKKVRGTYFGLVFFVAIWLSFERFHLNWEFTWPWLNLGNAFSEYPQLIQWYDTIGATGGSFWILLINVFAFYTLRIWQAGRIRKDLVKNISILVAIIVLPLLISIYKYNSYQEKPVGEVTTLLLQPKLDPYTEKYSKDSLQILGELLTLAEENSKTKVDFFIAPETAFPGNGSLSENGFNKSTSIAIAKEFLGKHPQSIFLTGASTHKFLFDEAETEEYSTKIQEGVWVNSYNSALQIIPNQEVEVYHKAKLVPGVEIFPYIRYLKPILGDAMLDFGGANSSLGIDKERKVFSNRFNKAKMAPIICYESIYGEYVTDYVKNGANLLAIMTNDSWWNNTEGHKQLLSYARLRAIETRREIVRAANSGISAHINARGDILEDTFYDDRTVLLVKANLLEEKSIYTKIGDLISRIAIFVLGFLIIYHFGERIASKNNLSKFRLSFFEKITNLFV; via the coding sequence ATGAAATACATTTTTCTATCATTAATATCAGCACTATTATTGTCTATTTCTTGGCCTACTTACGGAATTCCGTTTTTTATATTTTTTGCTTTTGTTCCCTTATTATTAATGGAGCAAGAAATTTCTAAATTTTCAAAAATTCATAAAAAAGGATGGGCAGTTTTTGGTTTGACTTATCTTGCTTTTTTCATTTGGAATGTAGTAACTACAGGTTGGTTATATCACGCTAAAAATCCAGACGGAAATAACTCTCTTTTGGCAGTTGCAATTCCTGTTATTGTCAATTCTTTATTGATGAGTTTGGTTTTTCAACTGTATTATTGGTATAAGAAAGTAAGAGGAACTTATTTTGGGCTAGTATTTTTTGTAGCAATTTGGTTAAGTTTCGAAAGATTTCATCTCAATTGGGAATTTACTTGGCCTTGGCTTAATCTAGGAAATGCGTTTTCAGAATATCCTCAATTGATTCAATGGTACGACACGATTGGCGCAACTGGCGGTAGTTTTTGGATTTTGCTGATTAATGTTTTTGCTTTTTATACATTGAGAATTTGGCAAGCAGGAAGAATAAGAAAAGATTTGGTGAAGAATATTTCTATTTTAGTTGCGATTATTGTTCTGCCTCTTCTGATTTCTATTTATAAATACAATTCTTATCAAGAAAAACCTGTAGGAGAAGTGACTACGCTTTTGCTTCAGCCAAAATTAGATCCTTATACCGAAAAATACAGTAAAGATTCTTTACAGATATTAGGAGAGCTATTGACTTTAGCCGAAGAAAATTCTAAAACAAAAGTAGATTTTTTCATTGCTCCCGAAACTGCATTTCCCGGGAACGGAAGTTTGAGCGAAAATGGTTTTAATAAAAGTACTTCTATTGCAATTGCCAAAGAATTTTTGGGAAAACACCCACAATCTATATTTTTAACAGGAGCTTCTACGCATAAATTTTTGTTTGACGAAGCGGAGACTGAGGAATATTCTACTAAAATTCAAGAAGGAGTTTGGGTAAATTCTTATAATTCTGCATTGCAAATTATTCCAAATCAAGAAGTGGAGGTTTATCACAAAGCGAAATTGGTTCCAGGAGTGGAAATCTTCCCATATATTAGATATCTAAAGCCTATTTTGGGAGATGCGATGCTGGATTTCGGTGGAGCTAATTCATCTCTTGGAATTGATAAAGAAAGAAAAGTTTTCAGCAATAGATTTAACAAAGCAAAGATGGCTCCTATTATCTGTTATGAAAGTATTTATGGAGAATACGTAACCGATTATGTGAAAAATGGTGCGAATCTTCTCGCGATTATGACTAATGATTCTTGGTGGAATAATACTGAAGGTCACAAACAATTGCTTTCTTATGCCAGACTAAGAGCTATAGAAACTAGGAGAGAGATTGTACGTGCTGCCAATAGCGGAATTTCTGCGCATATCAATGCAAGAGGAGATATTCTAGAAGACACCTTTTATGACGATAGAACAGTGCTATTGGTAAAGGCTAATTTGCTCGAAGAAAAATCTATTTACACAAAAATAGGTGATTTAATCTCAAGAATTGCTATATTTGTGCTCGGATTTTTAATTATTTACCACTTCGGAGAAAGAATAGCCTCTAAAAATAATTTATCAAAATTTAGATTAAGTTTTTTTGAAAAAATTACAAATTTATTTGTTTGA
- a CDS encoding TonB-dependent siderophore receptor: MKNQILPLLLVAASITANAQQKKDSLYTRTIEDVKLHKTGNPNNARVSTIKSQLDVMETPQAIAIVTHEVIEQQQAQQLSDVVKNVNGVYITSARGASQDSFGARGYTFGNENVYKNGSRVNSGIFPEVSGLERVEVLKGSAAILYGNVAPGGIVNMVTKKPLFNFGGNIALNYGSWNSIKPTIDIYGGLTKNSAFRVNGSYENKESFRDIVQSEKHYFNPSFLYNISDKTQIIIEADYLKHHFTPDFGLGGLVLNTTTNESKLNTLLGINKFPGATWQNQTNEMLTSTVTLNHEINSNWNFNTVAFFQDYTRDFYGTERIQWNLQTNGDYVWKRTLNKQLQEQKYGSLQFNLNGQFNTGKLNHKLLVGADADYLQADTYAYQLQKQDGTFADAGNNFVYGTNGNTSNGNISLSDENTWKSGEMLNSRQKDLNRIPTRRVGIYAQDLIAITDKFKVLAGLRWSYLENKNTIVENYLNNTKTYKASSGNPKESAFSPRVGLVYQIDDSFSTFASYSNSFNPNSGRDINNLPLPSSLIDQYEIGLKKNLWKNTLAFNITAYQIENSNLAQTAAFDKNGNINGDTNIKEMTGATRSRGIELDITGNPTPNLSINAGYAYNNMVYTDTPDSEGSFVEGERLVKTPANTANASIFYTLPKYVKGLKLGFTAFYTGERLAGWNNLKDKNGNPKTNRMYEIGDYTTVDFTIGYQFKKFNIQGRLGNIFDVVDYNVHENYSVNPINPRNFYLTFNYKF; this comes from the coding sequence ATGAAAAATCAAATACTTCCCCTTTTATTAGTTGCGGCATCAATTACAGCAAATGCCCAACAAAAAAAAGACAGTTTATATACCAGAACCATAGAAGATGTAAAGCTTCACAAGACAGGAAATCCTAATAATGCTAGAGTTTCTACTATAAAATCTCAGCTAGATGTAATGGAAACTCCACAAGCGATTGCCATCGTAACTCATGAAGTTATAGAACAGCAACAAGCGCAACAACTTTCTGATGTAGTAAAAAATGTAAACGGTGTTTATATTACATCTGCAAGAGGTGCTTCTCAAGACAGTTTTGGAGCGAGAGGTTACACTTTTGGAAACGAAAATGTCTACAAAAACGGAAGTAGAGTAAACTCTGGTATTTTCCCAGAAGTTTCTGGTCTAGAACGTGTAGAAGTTTTAAAAGGTAGTGCTGCAATTCTTTATGGAAACGTAGCTCCTGGCGGAATTGTAAACATGGTGACTAAAAAACCACTTTTTAACTTCGGTGGAAATATCGCTTTAAATTATGGAAGCTGGAACAGTATAAAACCTACCATCGATATTTATGGCGGATTAACCAAAAATTCAGCTTTTAGAGTAAACGGAAGCTATGAAAATAAAGAAAGTTTCAGAGATATTGTACAATCAGAAAAGCACTATTTCAATCCAAGTTTCCTTTATAACATTTCAGATAAAACACAAATCATCATAGAAGCAGATTATCTTAAACATCACTTCACTCCAGATTTTGGTTTAGGCGGGTTAGTATTAAACACAACCACTAATGAATCAAAACTCAACACACTTCTTGGAATCAATAAATTTCCTGGTGCAACTTGGCAAAATCAAACCAATGAAATGCTTACTTCTACAGTAACATTAAATCACGAAATTAATTCTAATTGGAATTTTAATACGGTTGCATTTTTCCAAGATTATACCAGGGATTTTTACGGAACTGAAAGAATTCAGTGGAATTTGCAAACCAATGGAGATTACGTTTGGAAGAGAACTTTAAACAAACAACTTCAGGAACAAAAATACGGAAGCCTTCAGTTTAATTTAAATGGTCAGTTCAATACTGGAAAATTAAACCATAAACTTTTAGTTGGTGCAGATGCTGATTATTTACAAGCAGACACTTATGCTTATCAATTGCAAAAACAAGACGGTACTTTCGCAGATGCAGGAAATAACTTTGTTTATGGAACCAATGGAAATACCAGCAATGGAAACATTTCTTTATCAGATGAAAATACATGGAAATCTGGAGAAATGCTTAATTCAAGACAAAAAGACCTTAACAGAATTCCTACAAGAAGAGTGGGTATTTATGCTCAAGATTTAATTGCTATTACAGATAAATTCAAAGTTCTTGCTGGTCTAAGATGGTCTTACTTAGAAAACAAAAACACCATTGTAGAAAACTATTTGAATAACACTAAAACATATAAAGCAAGTTCAGGAAATCCTAAAGAAAGCGCATTTTCTCCAAGAGTAGGATTAGTTTATCAGATTGATGATAGCTTCAGCACATTTGCAAGTTATAGCAACTCTTTCAATCCTAACTCAGGTAGAGATATTAACAATTTACCATTACCTTCTTCTTTGATTGACCAATATGAAATTGGTTTAAAGAAAAATTTATGGAAAAACACTTTAGCGTTTAATATTACTGCTTATCAAATTGAAAACAGCAATTTAGCACAAACAGCTGCTTTTGATAAAAACGGGAATATAAACGGTGATACGAACATAAAAGAAATGACGGGAGCTACCAGAAGCCGCGGTATAGAATTAGACATTACAGGAAATCCTACACCAAATCTCTCAATCAATGCTGGTTATGCATATAACAATATGGTTTACACAGATACACCAGACTCTGAAGGAAGTTTCGTAGAAGGAGAAAGATTAGTAAAAACACCTGCAAATACTGCGAACGCTTCTATCTTCTATACCTTACCAAAATATGTAAAAGGATTAAAATTAGGATTCACGGCATTCTACACAGGAGAAAGATTGGCTGGTTGGAATAATCTAAAAGACAAAAATGGAAACCCAAAAACCAACAGAATGTACGAAATTGGAGATTATACTACTGTAGATTTCACTATTGGATATCAATTTAAGAAATTCAACATTCAAGGAAGATTAGGAAACATTTTCGATGTGGTAGATTACAATGTACACGAAAATTACTCTGTAAATCCTATCAATCCTAGAAACTTTTACTTAACATTTAATTATAAGTTTTAA